The genomic stretch AAGTTCGAGAGCTTTTTCCTTAGAAAAAGCTACTATTGTTTTAGGAACTCTTATCCCATGCTTTGATAATAATGATAATGTGTAAAGTTTGTTTTCACATTTTATTAAAGTTGAGGAGTCATTAATGGTTTTGTAACTTAAGTTTTCAAATATGGCAGATGTTATTGCTGCTCTAGCATGAGAAGTATTTCTTTGTATTGCAACATCAAGATCTCCTAATGATTCATTACTATCGTTATTATAAAAATAATAAAAATCTTTAGTATAGATTGGAATTACAGTATGCCCTAATTTTCTCGCTTCTTGTATAAGATTTTTTTCTTCCCATCTTAGGAGATCATATATTACCCCTAAGATCACTCTCCCCAGTCCTCTCCTACTTGCTCGGCTAGTCTTAGTGCGAGTCTTCCATGATCGTTATACACTTCTAATTGAGCTCCACATTCATGCTCAACTATTTCCCCAGGCAATGCATCGTCTGGAACATTTACATCTCCATTACATACGGGGCACTTTAGGACTACCATTTTTGGATCAAATATATCATAAAAAGTAAGTAGTTGATAAGCTTTTATGAAAATAAATGGTTCGATTTTAAAACCAGACTCTAAGAACTATTGTACTATTTGTACTTAATACCCCTTGAAGGCTTCTTATATCATCTATTGTTTTATTAATTGAAGAAATGTTAGTACCCCTAACTACTGTTAAAATATCATAATCTCCAGTAGTTTCATATACTACTTCAACTCCTGGAATTTTTGCTATCTTTTTAGATATTTCTGGTGTCGGTATTTGTGGCGTAGATTGAACCATAACTATTGCTCTAATCTCATTTTCTAGCTCATATTCTATAGTAAATCTCTTAATTACACCCATCTTTATTAGTTTTTCAATCCTTTTCCTTACTGCTGCTTCACTAATTTTAAGTTCTTTAGCTATACTAGTATATGGAGTTCTTGCATTTTTCCTTAATATTTCAAGAATTTTTAAATCACTTTCATCTACATCTGCCATTACATGATCACCGTTCCCTTTAATTGTAACGCATTTGAAATTGGGTCTTGCACAAGACCCGAGGAGATTATTACTTTTTTTACTCCATTTTCAATAGCTTCTCCAGCCATTAATAGTTTTCTGTTCATACCTGGCCCTATTCTTTTAGATAATTCTTTAGCCTCTTTAGACGTAAGCTTATTTATTACTTTTCCATCAATCAAAACTCCTTCAACATCAGTTAGAAGTATT from Sulfolobus sp. S-194 encodes the following:
- a CDS encoding alpha-aminoadipate/glutamate carrier protein LysW, with protein sequence MVVLKCPVCNGDVNVPDDALPGEIVEHECGAQLEVYNDHGRLALRLAEQVGEDWGE
- the lysM gene encoding HTH-type transcriptional regulator LysM, with the protein product MADVDESDLKILEILRKNARTPYTSIAKELKISEAAVRKRIEKLIKMGVIKRFTIEYELENEIRAIVMVQSTPQIPTPEISKKIAKIPGVEVVYETTGDYDILTVVRGTNISSINKTIDDIRSLQGVLSTNSTIVLRVWF